The sequence below is a genomic window from Deinococcus cellulosilyticus NBRC 106333 = KACC 11606.
ATCTTCTGGAACATAAGAAAGCATGGCCACCGGGGGCTTCAATTCTTCGGATTCCAGATACCCCAGCAGAGGTTCGGCCTCAGGGGGGCCTTCGATCAGGATCACATCGGGTTCCAGTCGTTCCAGGGCAGCTTTCAGGCTGCGGGCGGACCCTGGTCCGTGGTGACGGATGCCAAAAAGATGCACATTTGACACGATTTACTCCCGTTTCTGCCACTTCATGTGGACTTCGATTTTACGGCTGGCTTCGCCTTCCCAGGCCACCTGCAATCCTGCATCCTTCAGGGTTCTGAAAATGGCTTCAGCAATGTCTTGTTTGATCTTAAGATCGTTGTAAAAATCCTGATATCCCAGATAGAGCTTCCCATTCTCAATCACCTTGTCCACATGATGACCCGTGTAATAAACATAACCCTCGATTTTTACGGGCTTTGAATCCAACCAGCCATAATAAAATTTATCTTCTATTTCCAGTTCGTCAAATGCATCTATAATGCCAGATCGCTGGAGCCTGTAAATGACCTCAAATTCCATAGACCTTTCTTTTAACTCATCCAATGCTTCATATGGTGCTGAAGAGGAAGTGCCCTTCATGTTCTGCAACACCATGACGCCTTGGCGTTCCAGTTCAGCAAAAGCTTGCTGTAGAAGGTCATGATCCGTAGGAAATTCCCAGCTTTTTTGTTCCTCTCGAAATTCCCCAAACAGACGGTCCACCAGGGCCTCAAAGGGCGCACGATTATCTGGATTTCTCCAATCTGTCACATAATCCACAAGAAACCATTGCTTAAAAGTCTCTGCAGTGTCAAAACCACCCCAGATTCGTAGACGCATTTGCTCTTCAATTTCTTTCCAATCTTCCATCTTTTACCCTGCTCCCCCGTACTTGTAGGGGCGCAGCGTGCTGCGCCCTCTCCCCCGTCATGGCAAAAGCTTTTACCCGTCCATCTCCCCCTGATAAAGCCCCATGTCCCTGGCCTCAATGGAGTAGATGGTTGAGGTTGCCGGCGTGTCCCCGTAGAACACCAGATCCACACCTGAGGCAAATTTGAGGGTCAGGTTTTCGGGATCGTAGGTGTAGGTCAGGTTTTCGGCCTCGGCGGCACGCATGGTGTCGAGGATATGCACGCCCTGTTTCAACACCCAGGGATCAAGTTCCTGTGTGCTTCCCAGCGTGGGAACCTCGAAGTCCTGGGTGTGGATCATGTAAAGCTGTTTGCCTTTTGGGGTGAAGGCAAACTCGAACAGGCCATATTCCAGCGTGTGGGCGAAAGTGTCGGTGTACTCGTAGGTGGGTTCACCCAGAGCAGCTTTGAGGTCTTCTGGGCTGGCCCCAAGGGGAACACCAGCGAAGGCGCGGGTTTTCAGGAAGTCCAGGAGTTGGATCATGGGAAGGGTCCTTTCAGGTCAGATGGTCTCTAAATACCCGAAAAACTCATCGGGCGTCAATCCATCCGGGGTGGTTGCTTCTGCATCCTGAAAAGCCTCCAGCCGCTGTTGAGGGGTGAATTGCAGTTGCTCAAAGATGGGGAGCACCTGCTGAGCATAAGCCTCCAGTGCTTCCCGCACAGCCCGATTGCCTTCTGGTTCGTACATCCCAAACCGTTCTGGCAGGGTGTATCCGGGTCGGGGTTTGAGGACGCTGAGGTACACCGCATCGAACATCTGCTCCCGAACATCGGTGTCAAAGATCTCTCCGTGGTTTTCGGCCACTGCATTTAAACGGTCGAGCAATGTGCTCAAAGCTGCTTGGAGTTCTGCAGACATCAGCTGACTTCCTTGCAGGCCCGGTAAACGTCCTTCCATCCTGAGCGTTCCTTCACCACGGTTTCCAGGTATTCATGCCAGACCACCCTGTCCTGCACAGGATCTTTGACGATGGCCCCGACCAGCCCTGCAGCCACATCGTGGGGTCTCAGGACCGCATCTCCAAAGTGGGCAGCAAGACTCAGGCCCTGGCTCACCACAGAGATGGCCTCTGCAGTGGATAAGGTTCCAGAGGGGCTTTTCAGCTTGGTCTTGCCGTCTTCGGTGACGCCATTGCGAAGTTCGCGGAAGATGGTGACAATGCGGCGGATTTCTTCGAGGGCTGGGGGTTCGCTGGGGATTTCCAGGGCACGGCCCAGGTCCGTCACACGCTTCTGCACAATCTGGATTTCCTCTTCTGAGCTGTCTGGCACAGGAAGGATCACGGTGTTGAAGCGGCGTTTCAGTGCGCTGGAGAGTTCATTGACCCCTTTGTCCCGGTTGTTGGCAGTGGCGATCACATTGAAGCCCTTGACCGCCTGGATTTCGGTGTTGAGTTCCGGAACAGGGAGGGTTTTTTCGGAGAGCACGGTGATCAGGGTGTCCTGCACGTCGCTGGGAATGCGGGTCAGTTCTTCAATTCGGCACAGTTTGCCGTCCTGCATGGCCCGCATCATGGGACTGTCCACCAGAGCGGCACGGCTTGGACCTTCGGAGAGGAGTCGGGCGTAATTCCAGCCGTAGCGGATGGCTTCCTCGCTGGTTCCAGCGGTGCCCTGAATCAAGAGGGTGGAATCACCGGAAATCGCAGCAGCAAGGTGCTCAGACACCCAGCTTTTTGCCGTTCCAGGCACACCATAAAGCAACAGGGCACGGTCGGTGGCAAGGGTGGACACCGCAATTTCCATCAGGCGACGGCTGCCCACGTATTTTGCACTGATCTCGGTGCCGTCTGGGAGTTGCCCGCCCATCAGGTAGGTGATCACTGCAGAGGGGCTGAGTTGCCAGCTTGGGGGTTTTGGACGGTCATCAAAGTTTTTGAGGGCAGCGAGTTCGTGGGCAAATTGTTTTTCGGCGTGCTGGCGTAAGACGTCACTCATGGTTGAATTCTCCTGTCGTGTACAGCTTTGTTCTGGGTCGTTGAGGGGGCGGTTAAATCGCTCAGATCTCCCGATGCATCCTGATGCGCAGGTCAATCAGGTGTTCCACCTGTCCGTAGCTGGGATGCGCCATCACGGCTTGCTGTAGGGTTTCCGGGTGCAGGTAAAGGGCCATCTGGTGCAGGTAGCGCTCCAGTTCGTACTGCCTGCTGTAATTGTTGGTGTTCAGGTTTTTGAGCTGTTTGGAGTAAACGTGCAGCACCTGCAGTGAGAGGTCCGCGGTCCAGGGACGGTGGCTCCTGAGCACTGCCACATCGGGCAGGCGGTCTTTTGACATCCAGTCTCTGAGCAGGCGTTCATGCTGCGTGGCAGGATAAAACTCCAGCATCAGGGTTCCGGTGTAGGCCTGGATCACATCCAGCCAGTCCAGATTGCGGTTCATCTTTGCCGCTTCCGTGAAGGCAGGAAGCAGGTGCTTGCCCCAGTCCTTGTTCTGGGCAGCAAGTTCCCAGAAGTCTTTGGCAGAAAGGGCAAAGTGCCGGGTCCAGAAGTCAGGGTTCACCTTCTGAACCACCTGCACCAGCCAGTACCCCTTATCGCCAAGACCATAGATCTGGCTTTTCTCCTGGATGCCGTCCAGCTTCCAGTCTTCAGGGAGGGCATCTGGAAGTTGCACATCCAGCACAAAATCAGCGTGTCCCTGCATTTTCTTGAGCACACTGAGCTTCACAGGTTTTTTGACCAGAAGCGTGGTGGCCCGGTCCTGCATGCGTTTCTGGTAGGCCGAATCTGGAAGACAGGCCAGGAGGTCTGCGGCAGCCTCCCTGACCCCTTTTGATCGGTCCTGCAGGGCCTGGGCCAGGAAGGGTTCATCTTCT
It includes:
- a CDS encoding DUF6891 domain-containing protein, whose translation is MEDWKEIEEQMRLRIWGGFDTAETFKQWFLVDYVTDWRNPDNRAPFEALVDRLFGEFREEQKSWEFPTDHDLLQQAFAELERQGVMVLQNMKGTSSSAPYEALDELKERSMEFEVIYRLQRSGIIDAFDELEIEDKFYYGWLDSKPVKIEGYVYYTGHHVDKVIENGKLYLGYQDFYNDLKIKQDIAEAIFRTLKDAGLQVAWEGEASRKIEVHMKWQKRE
- a CDS encoding ATP-binding protein, which encodes MSDVLRQHAEKQFAHELAALKNFDDRPKPPSWQLSPSAVITYLMGGQLPDGTEISAKYVGSRRLMEIAVSTLATDRALLLYGVPGTAKSWVSEHLAAAISGDSTLLIQGTAGTSEEAIRYGWNYARLLSEGPSRAALVDSPMMRAMQDGKLCRIEELTRIPSDVQDTLITVLSEKTLPVPELNTEIQAVKGFNVIATANNRDKGVNELSSALKRRFNTVILPVPDSSEEEIQIVQKRVTDLGRALEIPSEPPALEEIRRIVTIFRELRNGVTEDGKTKLKSPSGTLSTAEAISVVSQGLSLAAHFGDAVLRPHDVAAGLVGAIVKDPVQDRVVWHEYLETVVKERSGWKDVYRACKEVS
- a CDS encoding DUF5691 domain-containing protein codes for the protein MSVTAAWETLKKQVLLGTARQSDAPALPEGLPFAEGTPETQALHALAALGTYLRVGRETRSAPTQHTEAAAPEVLAECSPAAASLLQMVQATSDLLFPEALDLLQKRRWRVPHALLPRLFEAATFDTELRPHLEKVMGERGNWLSHQNPRWKWAVQVQGSTRVWEEGLPQERRKHLENLRQTDPAQARSLLEESWKQEKAADREHFLKSLEIGLSAEDEPFLAQALQDRSKGVREAAADLLACLPDSAYQKRMQDRATTLLVKKPVKLSVLKKMQGHADFVLDVQLPDALPEDWKLDGIQEKSQIYGLGDKGYWLVQVVQKVNPDFWTRHFALSAKDFWELAAQNKDWGKHLLPAFTEAAKMNRNLDWLDVIQAYTGTLMLEFYPATQHERLLRDWMSKDRLPDVAVLRSHRPWTADLSLQVLHVYSKQLKNLNTNNYSRQYELERYLHQMALYLHPETLQQAVMAHPSYGQVEHLIDLRIRMHREI